From the Planctomycetota bacterium genome, the window GAATGGTCACCAGGCTTGCCGGGCAAAAAGGGCTTGATATCCTCGTGGAAATATTTGATGAACTGATGAAAGAAGACGTCCAATTCGTGCTCCTAGGCACGGGCGAGGAAAAATACCACAAGGCGATGACCGATATCCAAAAAAAATACAAGAAGAAAACAGGAATTAACCTCAAATTCGATAATTCGTTAGCGCATTTAATTACAGCCGGAGCTGACATGTTCCTGATGCCATCGCGTTACGAACCATGCGGATTGAACCAGCTTTATTCGCTTAAATACGGAACACCGCCTATCGTCCGTGAAACAGGCGGCCTGGCAGATACCATCACCAATTACGACGGCAGCAATTTAAAAACAGCCACCGGATTTTCATTCCGCGAACACACAGGACAAGCCTTGTTCAAAACCATAAAGAACGCCCTATCTACATTCCAGAACAAAAAAGTATGGAAGCAAATAGTCAAGAACGGAATGAAACAAGACTGGTCATGGAAAAGAAGCGCAGGGGAATACAACAAACTCTATCTCAAACTGAAAGGATAATTTAATGAACGAACCAACCGTGGTCTTGGAAACTAAAATACCGGAATTAAAACTGTTCGGGCGGGGCAAAGTGCGCGATATTTACGAACTACCGCCCCACCTTCTGGTTGTGACCACGGACCGGATATCCGCCTTTGATGTCATACTGTCCGATGGAATACCCCTTAAAGGCAACGTATTAACGGCTATCTCCGCCTTTTGGTTTAATTTGCTGAGAGACATCACTCCCTCGCATTTCATCACTGATAATTTTAATGAAATAAAGAAACTAAAACCCGAACTCGCCGCGCATGAAACCGTCTTAAAAGGAAGGAGCATGCTGGTAAAAAAGTGCGAAATCTTCCCGGTCGAATGCGTAGTCAGGGGATACATGGCCGGTTCCGGCTGGAAAGAATACCAGAAAAGCGGAACAGTCTGCGGGATAAAGCTGAAAGACGGGATTAAGGAAAGCGATAAGCTGGACGAACCGATATTTACCCCTTCCACCAAAGCCACTTCCGGACATGATGAAAACATCAACTACGAAAGAATGAGCCAGATTATCGGCGAGAAACACTCTAAAATCTTAATGGAACGAAGCCTACAAGTCTACCAAACCGCCCATAAATACGCCCTTGAAAAGGGAATTATCATAAGCGATACGAAATTTGAATGGGGAAAATCAGGCAATGATATAATACTGGCTGATGAAGTCCTAACGCCCGATTCTTCACGATTCTGGCCGAAAGATAAATACCAGGCAGGCAAAGGCCAACCATCTTTTGATAAACAATTTGTCAGGGACTATCTGGAGGTTATTAAATGGGATAAAAATCCACCGCCACCTAAGTTACCCGAGGCAATCATAAAGAAAACCACGGAAAAATACCTGGAAGCATACGAAAGATTAACCGGGAATCCATTAATAATAAATTGATTGACAAAACAACCCGATACTATATAATAAATATCAATAATTTATAAGGAGCAAAACATGAAAAAGATAACCTTGTGGGTAATTGTCCTCGGACTTATAATGGGATTGGCCGCCTGTAATAAAAGCGAAATAGAAGCATTAACCAAGAAAAACGGCAACC encodes:
- a CDS encoding phosphoribosylaminoimidazolesuccinocarboxamide synthase; this translates as MNEPTVVLETKIPELKLFGRGKVRDIYELPPHLLVVTTDRISAFDVILSDGIPLKGNVLTAISAFWFNLLRDITPSHFITDNFNEIKKLKPELAAHETVLKGRSMLVKKCEIFPVECVVRGYMAGSGWKEYQKSGTVCGIKLKDGIKESDKLDEPIFTPSTKATSGHDENINYERMSQIIGEKHSKILMERSLQVYQTAHKYALEKGIIISDTKFEWGKSGNDIILADEVLTPDSSRFWPKDKYQAGKGQPSFDKQFVRDYLEVIKWDKNPPPPKLPEAIIKKTTEKYLEAYERLTGNPLIIN